The Capra hircus breed San Clemente chromosome 11, ASM170441v1, whole genome shotgun sequence genomic interval CAGATATCTAGTGATAAAGTGACTTATTCTTAAGTGGCATATGCCCTCACGGCACAGTTTCTTACAGGGGCAGCTTGGTAGTACCCAGAGCCAAGGGCTGGTGCCTTGTGTCATGTTTGTGCTGAAGGAGATGCTGCCAAGTTACCACAAGTGGCGCTACAACTCCCATGGTGTGAGAGAACAGATTGGTAAGGAGAACATGGGCAGCGAGGATGGGGGGCTCCCTGGACACCTTTCTTTCTTGGGATAAGGCTCATCACACGAGGTCACATCACTCCTATGTCTTTTCTGGAGTCCAGGTTGCCTGATCCTGGAGCTGATTCATTCAATACTGAACCTGTGCCATGAGACAGACCTGCACAGCAGGTAGGAGTGGGGAGATTGCTAGTGCTTGGTACTTTGAgatgctgccactctgcaagggAAGACTTGGGCTTCTGCTATGCGCAGCTGGCTCGTTCTTCCAGAGAACTCAGCTTGGTTGGGCCCAGAGCTCAGTCTTCTTGGGGTTCTGATTTGCCCTCCACCAGCCTGTTTCTCTTTATCCCTCTGAAGAGAGAAGAGCAAATGAAGTGGTAACAAGGTTGTTCCCAGTGAAATTATACACGCACTTTTTATGATCTTAACAAAAGCTGTGTATGTTCATAGAGAAATAGGGCAAGATGCCCTTCATAAACCTGTTTCCCAGAGATGGCTATTAACAAGTTAACATGTATCTTCtaggttttttttcctctgcttgtACTTATTCTTCTGTAACTTTATATCCATGCCACTACATGCagatctgttttgttttaatggttCCATGCATTCCACTCTATGGATTAATTGTGATTTGCTTCAGTAAGCATTTTCATTAATCGATGGATATTTAGATGGTTTCTCAGGGtctgtttaaagaaagaaatcagagtgGCTTTTTTTGGCAAAGAGCTGATTTGTATCACTGATGTCCAGTTGGTTAGATTAGGACAATACCCTTTACTTGCAGTAATAAACTTGGTGGCTCCCTGGTAACTCAGGACGTGTCTGTCTTCCAGTCACACCCCCAGCCTGCAGTCTCTCTGCATCTGCAGCCTGGCCTACACGGAAGCAGGACAGACAGTAATCAATATCATGGGCATCGGTGTGGACACCATCGACATGGTCATGGCTGCTCAGCCCCGCAGGTAGGCCTTCCTCTCCACCTTCCCCCGTGTATCTTTATCATGCCTGCATGTTGTAAGAACTGGAGTGTAAGAAAGACAACCTTGTTCTTCCTAGAATGTAGCCTTTGTGTAACCTCCTGGCTGCTGTGTAGACTGGCGCACAGCAAAGGGAGTTGAGTGCACCTTCTCTCTCCTAGTTTGGACTGGGGCCTCTAGAGCTGTTGAACTCTGGGATTGTTGCTGGAATCTCATTCATGAGAGCACGTGTGTTGGGAATGAAGTCATGTTGTCTGAATCAACTTTGGTTTCCATTTGGCACCCTAGCGATGGGGCagagggccagggccagggccagctgCTGATCAAGACAGTGAAACTGGCATTCTCCGTCACCAACAATGTCATTCGGCTGAAACCTCCTTCTAATGTGGTGTCCCCTCTGGAACAGGCTCTCACACAGCATGGtatgtatttttcttctaatCAGCAGCATTTCTGCCCATAAGTACATACTGCAGGCTGTGTTTTAGAGATCAACAGTATTTTCTGATGAACTCTTTGAGGAAATTTGGTAATGATCGCCAGTTGGACTTAGAAATAAGACTATCATACTTCATGTCTGCTTCCCAGTGGTGATAGAACAATAGTAAAGAATACATGTTCAGAGTATCTCGGTTAAAATTCTGGCTGCAACCAGCTTTGACCTTGGGCACCTTATGTTAACAACTATGCCTCAGATTTctcgtctataaaatggggatagtcgCAGTATCTACCTTGTAAGATCATAATGAACATTCAATTGCTACCTGTAAAACCTGGTACCTAGTTAGTGTTGACTGTTATTACTCTTTGGCTTTAAACTACTCATTTAATCTCTTTGGGACCCAGTTTCTCATTTTCAAGTAGGCATTTGGACAACATCTATGACCTTTTTCTAGCTATATCATTTTgggatttttatgattttttgcaTTTAGTGCCATGTTATATATAATGTGATGTCTTTTTTCCTAACCTGTTTGTTAAAAGACTATTTTCTAAATAGTGTATCTAATTCTTCTCTTAATGTATTGGATTGAGCTATTTACCCCCAGTCCTGCCTGTCCCCTTGGCTAGTGAAGAAAGAGAATGACAGGGCCACCTGCATCCGCTTGGGCCCTCCAAGTATTCGAGAGTAAATTCCTTCATATATGTGAGCTTTTTGAACAGAAATCTCTCCTAAGAGCTTGGACTAGGCATACTTTGGTGTCTGAACTGTTTCCTGTACTTCTTCAGGTGCCCATGGGAACAACCTTATTGCTGTTCTTGCCAAATACATCTACCACAAACACGACCCAGCTCTGCCTCGTCTTGCCATCCAGCTGCTAAAACGTCTGGCCACGGTAGGATCCCACCTAACAAGTCAAAGCCCCAGAAAACTGACTTTGTGCTTCAGAACACTGTTTCTTCTAAGAGATGTAACTGACTTCGACTTTTAAAGAGATGTACCTATAgatacacactcactcacacacactttttttttcctgattataaaagACATAcatactcattttaaaatatttatttaaatgttacaGATAAACTTTTACAGAAAATTAAGGTCTCCTCTAATATCTCATTCTAAGAATTCCTATGAGCAGATTGGTACACATTGCTCCAGGTTTCTTTCTGTCCATGCTTATGTATTAAAGGATGTTTAGTGTGAGCTTTTGTTCTTTTCAAAAGCAGAATTCCACGATACATACTGTTTTGTGAGTAGCTTTCTTCCCTTAACGCCATATCCTGCAGCCTTGCCATGTGGGCACATTGGGATCTACCTTATTCTCTAATTCTTGTGTGGCATGCCATAGCATGGATGGGTCCTGATTTATTTAGGCTCTTTTCTGTCTTACTGTTAAATAGTGCTATAGTGAACATTCGTATCCACAGAACTCTGTAAACTTTTGTTTACAATTCCTAAAAATTAGTTAGATATTAatgaacatttaaatttttattagataTTTTGAAATTAGCCTCCAGAAAGGATGTGACAGTTTATACTACTAGAACCTAAGTCTCATATCCTTGCCACAGTGACTTCATgagttttttaatctttgctaatCTAATAGGCAAATcagttaccttttttttaaaaaaactttacatttatttaactGTGAGAGAGGTTATGCATCTTTTTATGTTGATTACTATTTTCTCTGGGAATCATGGGGCATCTTTTGTTGTAGTTTGCTGTGATGTCCCTTTTGGCCCAGACCTGTCCATCTGGATGTTTCCCTCTCTGGCATTTTCCAAGAGTTCTTCAGCACCTTTCTGCAGATGCCTTTTGTGGTTTTTGGAGGTGGAGCTCTACCTGTGTGTCCTGGTCTCCCCTAGGTGGCCCCCATGTCAGTGTATGCCTGCCTGGGCAGTGATGCGGCTGCCATCCGAGACGCCTTCCTGACCCGACTGCAGAGCAAGATTGAGGATATGCGCATCAAAGTCATGATTCTGGAATTCCTCACGGTTGCTGTAGAGACGCAGCCAGGCCTCATTGAACTGTTTCTGAATCTGGAGGTGAAGGATGGCAGCGATGGCTCCAAGGTGAGCCTGCACCTGGGATGAAGCTGGGAAATAGTCCTCTGGGAGGTGGGTGCTGGACTCTGCGGGTCCGGCTGTGGGCGGAAGCTGTGGGCCTGAGCTCTCACTGTCCCACTGCAGGAATTCAGCCTCGGGGTGTGGAGCTGTCTCCACGCGGTACTGGAGCTGATTGGTTCGCAGCAGCAGGACCGCTACTGGTGCCCCCCACTGCTGCACCGGGCGGCCATCGCCTTTTTGCACGCCCTGTGGCAGGACCGGCGGGACAGTGCCATGCTGGTCCTCAGAACCAAGTGAGTCTGACTCCAGAAATTACTTATTCTCTGGAGTGTGTGTCCTTGTCTGTAAGATGAGGGGGCAGTCATTCTGGGAGGTTTGTTGTGAGAGGTCATGCTTAAAAGTGCTTCATGCTTGGGTTATTGTGTAGGAGTTACTCTCTTTTTAAAGCTGCCCCATCAGGTGTAATCTTTACTCTGATGTGTTTACCTTAGAGTCCCCACCTTTCAAGTTCCCACCTTCTGCCAGCCCCTAAAGCCATCGTTCACAAGAAACAGTAGTCAGATGAGGGTGACTTGCTCGAGCCATTGAGCTAAATGGAAGATGCTTTACTCTGGGTCCCTGTTTTGTCCATGGAACCCCTTTCTGTTATGTATCATAGTAGGAACAGGTGACCTATGCAGCAGATGTTAGGGCTGGAACTGAGAAAATGTGGAGAGGTGAGCACCGAGGGGAggtggaaagaggagaaaaaggactGTATGAGAGAAAGTGGGATTTCTgacatgtattttcttttcagaCCCAAGTTTTGGGAGAATCTAACGAATCCGCTATTTGGTACGCTTTCTCCTCCCTCAGAAACATCCGAGGTGAGTGGTGAAGGGAGGGACAATGGTGGAGAGGCCCTGGGAGTGAAGGCTGGGCTTAGACTGGGCTGTGGAAAATGTCTACCCCCACCTGACTAAACGACCAGCAGTGTTCTTCACCTGAAACTTCTTTCCCAGAGAAGCATTTGTCTCCTCTCCTTTGAGGTCTTGCTTGGGAAGGAGGGTGGCATGGCCTGCTCTGTTGCTGGCCCTGGGGTCCCTACTCACTTCGAGACACTGTGGGCCTGACGCTTCTGCTCTTGCAAGTTAGATGCCCACTCGCTAGGGAGCATGTGTGCTTGCTTGCTAGTGCCGGTCCCTGCTCTGTCTCACGTGGGAGGGAGGGTCCCCGGGGGAGAGGTTCTCATGACTCTGCTCTGCCCCTCCACAGCCCAGCATCCTGGAAACCTGTGCCCTAATCATGAAGATAATTTGCTTGGAGATATACTATGTAGTTAAGTGAGTCCTTTCCCCTTTTGAGATTTTAATCAGAGGTTTGTGGCGGGGGGACCCATGCGGTCTACTGCTGAGGGGATGGCTGAATGAGCCCAGGCAGAGGAGAGAGCTGGTTTGGAGCCATTTCTGGAGGGCCACTGATCTGTGTCCTTGGCCAGTCCATTGATGGCATTTATGATTGTCAGAAAGAGTGATTGTGAAGCAAACTCCTTGTGCTCTGGATTTTATGGAGAAGGAACCCTGGAAAAGGCCTCAGCCTAACCCATTATGTTGAGCAAGAAGTGTGAGTCTCACACATTGGAGCTGATCTGGAGCCGTCTGCCTTTAAGCCCATGTGAGGTTGCTTTCTCTGCCTCAACAAGGGTCAGTGCCCATCACACTCACGTCTGCTTTTCTGCTAACCgtaggttttatttttctcccaaaaCCCTAGGGGCTCATTAGACCAGTCATTAAAAGATACACTCAAGAAATTTTCCAGTGAGAAGCGCTTTGCCTACTGGTCGGGGTATGTCAAGTCCTTGGCGGTTCACATGGCCGACACAGAGGGCAGCAGCTGCACCTCCCTGGTAGAGTATCAGATGCTGGTCTCCGCCTGGAGGATGTTTCTCATCATTGCCACCAGTCACGTAAGAACCTCCTGGGGCAAGTTTTGGCTTTGGTATCCTAGCAACAGTATGCTGGGATGCTTAGCAAATATAGCCCCTTGGGCTAAAGAACGATCAGGGTTTTTCTCTGAGTGCTAAAATGTAACAGGTTCTGTGCCAAATGTGGGGTGCTTGAAGGCTTTTTGGCCAGCAAGGGGCCCTTAAGGAAAGTGCAGAGAAGGCATTATTTAAATGCCTTCAGATGTTCATAAAAGCCTTCCATAGCTACCTTTGTGGACCTAGCTAGGTCTTGGGAACCCCTTCCGTCGTCTACTTCTTGTGCATATGGATAATTGCCTCTCCACTGTGTGCCCTGGGGACGCTGGGTATACATATTTGTTGACTGGTCAGCAGGTGGTTATAATGGCTGCAGCAGTACCCTCTAGAGAACAGTGGTTTTTGTTGGCTCTAGAAACTGCATTCCCTGGTGTTCTTAGAAAAAGATCAGAGGCCATTGTCTCTGCGCTGTGTCTATAGAGCTTTGGTTTTTAGCGAGTTGACGTTTCAGaagaatttgcatttttccttggcttttcttttgtgtgtgcttTGATAACATCTTGCTGTATAGTAAGGACTTGATATTGACCTGTTTTGCTGTAGGGAATCCAAATTAGTATCTTGACTTTATAACTTCAGCTTAACAAATACCTTTTGTTCCAGGCACACTCTTAAATCTTCCATAACTTGTTCTCTAGTGCCTGACTGTCCACAGCCTTGGAGGTGTGCTGTGACATGGTGGTTTTGGACCCGTGATACTATAGACACACCAAAAGGGTCAGTCGTCTCTGGGGAGTTTTATGTGTCACCTTTTAGGTCCGAACAGGGCAGCAGTTCTTGAATTGCAGCTCTGAAAATCCCACCAACATCTTTTCCCCTAGGAAACCTATTTTGGTTTTGTCTAGGATATTGATCATTTTTTCATCCGTTTAATGGATATTAATGGAAtgcttactgtatgccaggcactgggatacagcagtgaataagGTAGATAAGGTCTTTGATCTCACATGGGGTGGCCCATGAGAGAGGTGCATTGTAAACAAATTTACAAAGGAATATCGTTCGGGATTGTGATAGTTCACGGTGAAGGAAATAACTCGGGTGCTATGGTAGGGAATGCTAAAGGAGGGTAGGAGTAGTCAGGAGGCCCTCTAAGGAGGTACTGTTCACACTGAGGCCCGAGTGTGCGAGGAGACTTCTATATGATGCTCTGGGCAGTCAGAGTCAACAGGCGCAGAGGCCCAGAAATGGGAAGAGCTCAGCCTTTTCACAGAGGAGAAAGGGGGCCAGTAGGGTTGGAGTTGAGTGAGCACAGTGGGAATGATACCAAAATCAGGTGGACCAGATCCTCGGGGGTGCCCAGGCCTCGTGGAGGAGTTGGTGTTTCCAGAATGGTTGCACTGGGAAGTCTCAAAAGGTGTGAACAGAGGAAGGATGTTGTTGGGGAGGACATGAATGAACCTAGCTTTCTGGTTCTGACTATGGCTAAAGAGGACCTGGAAATATCAGGGCCCTTGAGTCCCATTTTAACCAAGGAGAGAGTGACCAGTTGCCTGACAGAGGACCCCATCTTTCTTGGCTTCTGAAGTCTGGGAAGTTTTCCTCACTGACCGTTCCTTCCTGTCCCTTTGCAGGCGGAGATAACGCACCTGACGGACTCTGCAGTGCGTCGCCAGCTCTTTCTTGACGTGCTCGAGGGGACCAAGGCATTAGTAAGTGTGTCTAAGAGAGTTCCTGTTCCAGGGAGATGGCCTCTGTAGTCAAATAGCAGCTCCTAAGCCTGTAGCTGCACGAGTGGTCAAATCACTCAGGCAGCCCGAGGCTGTGGTACCAGGAAGAGGTTCACTACTGCtgggccagcccctggcctctTCCCCGCGCTCACTTCCGTGAGTGTGCTGCCGTCGGGGAGAGGGTCGGGGCCGCAGAGGCCTGTGTGCGGTGCTCCCAGCTTCCCGGGGCGTCAGCCCCCAGGACGCTGACTGTGCCATCTCCCCTCAGCTCCTCGTCCCCGCCTCCGTGAACTGCCTCCGCCTCGGCTCCATGACGTGCACCCTGCTGCTTATTCTCCTCCGGCAGTGGAAAAGGTGAGCCAGGCCAGGAGGGGCAGCCTCTCCCACCCTCCTCACCGGCCCCATCTTGGGTTTCGGGATGGAAGCAGACCTCTGATGAGAGGCGTGCTGCTCCACGGGCATCCTGAGGGGAGTGGGCCGTGTGTGGCCTTTCTGTGAGGTATGTTCCACCCCCTCTCCACTCTGCGCTGTGTCTAGAGAGTTAGGGTCTGTGGATGAAATCCTCGGGCCCCTGACGGAGATCCTGGAGGGAGTGCTGCAGGCAGACCAGCAGCTAATGGAGAAGACCAAGGCCAAGGTGTTCTCGGCGTTCATCACGGTGCTGCAGATGAAGGAGATGAGAGGTGAGGGGTGGGAAGGAGTGAGGGGCAAGACTTCCTCCATGTCAGAGCTAGGGTTTTCCTCTGAAGCTTGAGTTTTCAGTCCTGGGCTCTCGTCTTCAGGAAAGCTCTTTGTCTCCTCCCCTCCCACTGGCTGACGCACTTCCTCTTAGCACCCTGCGCTTGCAGCCACCTGCCTGGAATAGACGTGTTGGGTAGCCTGATGAGTCCCTCCCATGTCCTTTGCAGTGAATGACATCCCCCAGTACTCCCAGCTGGTGCTGAACGTCTGTGAGACCCTTCAGGAAGAGGTGATCGCACTTTTCGACCAGACCCGCCACAGCCTGGCGGCGGGCAGTGCCACTGAGGACAAGGACAGCATGGAGACTGATGACTGCTCCCGGCTCCGGCACAAggaccagagggatggggtgagggggcGCCTGGGAATCGGGGTGTCCTCCCACTTGCATCCCCAGTTGTGAACTGCTGCCTCCTCTGGGCCAGGCCCAGGGGTGGTGAGTGAACAAGACAGTCACAGCCTGACAGGGAAAGTTAAGAACCCAGATCCTGCAGAGATGTGTCAAACTCCGTTGTGGCAAGTGTTGCAGGGGTGAAACACAGGGAGTGGGTATCTGTGGGGTTCTCACCTCATCCAGGGATTCAGAGAGAAAGCACCCTTTGAGCAGCGGCTGGGCACTGGTAGAGCCGGcaggccacaggggcaggggcgtTGGGTGGCAAAAACCACGTGTGCTGAGCTGTGGGTTAGAGTCACGTGGTGTGAGCCAGGGTCAGGTGAGGCCTGGAGAGCCAGAGGCTGGATGACTGGCAGCCTTGTCAGGGTCTTTATTCTGGGTGCTAAGTGAAACAGAAAACCACGGAACGATTTTAAGTAAGGGAGAAAAATGATGagatttgtattttagaaagCCTGCTAGATGTATTAATCGTGTAGAAGAGTGTTTTTCAAGCTGTGGGTCAGGACCGATTCATGAATCCTGGCTTATTTGGTTATAACTAGCATTTTCTAAACAAACTAGAAtaaaatgtagaagaaaataGCTTACTTTGCAGGGGATAAAGGTAGGTACTCTTTAGTGAAAACTCGTAAATATGTGTGTGCTGCAGCGCAGTACGGATTACTCTGGGAGGCTCATGGCCATTAAGTGTGAAAAGCCACTGGGCTGCAGAACAGAGTAGAGAGGATCTGGAGAGAAGGAGGGGCCATTTGGGAGGTGAGAGCAATCGTGCGGTTAGAGCCCCACGTGGCGTAGGCGACCTGTGCCTCTCCGCCTCCCCTGGCACCACCTCCTTCCCTCTCACCATCTCTGCCCCCGGGCCCAGCAGGTCTGTGTCCTGGGCCTGCACCTGGCCAAGGAGCTGTGTGAGGTGGATGAGGACGGGGACTCGTGGCTGCAGGTGACCCGCCGGCTCCCCATCCTGCCAACCCTCTTCACCACCTTGGAGGTGAGCCTTCGCGTGAAGCAGAACCTGCACTTCACCGAGGCGGCGCTGCACCTGCTCCTCACCCTGGCCCGCACCCAGCAGGTAGGCGCAGGCAGAGGAGTGGCTAGTCTTGTGCCGGTGGGTGCTTATGCCGCCCGGGCTTCTCCCAGCCCGagagcccccaccctgccccgggGCGGGCCGCTGCAGTGACAGTGTCCGTCTCATCCTACATCTTTCCCTTGCAGGGGGCCACGGCTGTGGCCGGAGCTGGCATCACCCAGAGCATTTGTTTGCCTCTCCTGAGTGTGTACCAGCTCAGTACCAACGGGACAGTGCAGGTGAGTGCCAGGGACCTGCCCTGCCTCCCCAGGCCCTTTGGTGCTGTCACTGGGCCTGGAAGTTGCTTTCTTGAGGGGCCTGGTTAAGGCACTGAGAATACAGAAGCTTCCCTACCCTTGCACTGACTGCTAGCCAGAGGAGCTCATGCAGTTAGTTAGTGCCCAGCCTGAACCCGGAGCCTCGGCTTCTCGTATCTCCGTCTGGTGCTCTTTCTGCGTAACGCCTGACCTCAGACCCGCTCTGGCCCTGCTGGCGCCCTTTCCAGGAGCTTTTCTCCTCAAAGGAGCCAGGCTTCTTAGCTGCCAGGTTGCAGGGAGGCCCCAAGGTCCCTGTCAGCTGGTTCCTGGGCCCAGGTCGTGATCCTGTCTGCTGCTTGTGTCTCAGACGCCCAGCACCTCTCGGAAGTCCCTGGACGCCCCCTCTTGGCCTGGCGTCTACCGTCTCTCCATGTCCTTGATGGAGCGGCTCCTCAAAACCCTGCGCTACAACTTCCTGACCGAGGCCCTGGACTTCGTTGGGGTTCACCAGGAGCGGACCTTACAGGTGAGGGACTGCTGGCATCTTTGGGGTCAGGACTTGGGGTTCAAGGGCATCTGGGCTCCTCAGAACTGAGTGTGGGTGCCCCTACTTCTGAGGTGCCGTGAGGACTGCTGGCTGACAGGCCCTGTGGAGGAAGGGGGATGGTCTAGGATCAGCTCAGACAGCAGCATCTTCATCTAGCCTCCTGTCACGCTGTTGCCTCAGCGTTTGAGGGCCCAGGACTCCCCTTCCTGCAGGAGGGCGGGAGCAGACGCAGCAGGGCTGAGTCGCCCCACCCTTTCCTgtgtcccccccgcccccccagtgCCTCAACGCAGTGAGGACGGTGCAGAGTCTGGCGTGCCTGGAGGAGGCCGACCACACCGTGGGCTTCCTCCTGCAGCTCTCCAGCTTCAGGAAGGAGTGGCACTTCCACCTGCCTCAGCTCATGCGGGATGTCCAGGTGCGGCCTGAGACCAGCTTTTTGGAGGGTGCTTCAGGGAGAACGGGTCAGGGTGTGAAGGGCAGGCCTGTTCCTGGAACGTGGCTGTTTTCATTGGTAGCACAGGTTTGGGTTTACCTTATTTCCTCCGCAGCGAAGTTTTCCCTCCATAGCATAGGCCAGCCTCACAGGGTGAGAACCTGGGCTCTGGCATAGACCCTGGCTCACATTAGTGCAGGACTGAAACAGGGCCAGCTGGAGGAGCAGGCGGGGAGGAGCACAGGCTCGAGTCAGGCCTgtgcctgtgtgaccttggccaggtcacttcacttctctccttcatctcactgttttctttctctagaaGACAGGAAAACTGTCCCCGTCTAACTTATTTACTTAGGACTTTATACCGTGCCTGGTATCTAGCTGGGTCTCGGAAACCGTCCAGGCATCTGTTGACCCAGGAGTCTGGTTGAGTGTGCTTGGTGGCTGTGAGGTTTGGGGCTGGAGGTCGCAGGAGGTGCGGGCACGCGGGAGAAGCGCGTGGTTTCTGGTAGCGCCCCGCGGGGTGGGCCTGGTCAGCTGCCTGGGGCCGCCCCGTGGCTCCCCTCACCCTCCTGTCGCCGCAGGTGAACCTCGGCTACCTGTGCCAGGCCTGCACCTCCCTCCTGCACAGCCGCAAGGTGCTGCAGCACTACCTGCAGGTGAGCCAGCCCCCGCGCGCGGCCTGCCCGGCAGCCTTGCCCCAGCTCCGCCGCGCTCCAGCGCTCTGTTGTCTCTCCTCCCCCCGCCAGAACAAAAATGGGGAGGGCATCCCCTCAGCCGTCACCCCCCGAGCTCAGCGGCCACCCGCAGCTGCTCCGGCTgccccctcctgctcctcctccaagCAGCCCACTCCCGACACAGAGGCCTCAGAGCAGCGGGCCTTGCGCACTGTCCAGTACGGCCTCCTGAGGATCCTCAGCAGGACCCTGGCCGCCTTGCGCCGCTTCACCCCCGACGTGTGCCAGGTCCTGCTGGATCAGGTACCCCACCCCGTGCCCCTAGCCTCCACAGAGCCACCGGGGCTCCTCTCTGGGCCCAGAGGTGCCTGGGGGTCTTGCCCTCCATCAGTCTCATCTTGCTTTTCAGTCCCTGGACCTTGCTGAGTACAGCTTCCTGTTTGCCCTGAGCTTCACCACTCCCACTTTTGACTCCGAAGGGGCCCCCTCCTTCGGGACCCTTCTGGCCACCGTGAATGTGGCTCTGAACATGCTTGGAGAGGTAAGTTGGGTATTGTCTGACCCCTCACCCCAGGCCTTCCTCCCAGCTTTCCACTGCCTAACCACCACCTTGGGCCTGTGTACCCAGCCTGAGCTGACCTGTAGGAACTAGTGAGAGTTAACGAGTAGCTGATAAAATCGCCTAGTGTAGGTCCTGTGAAATGAGAAGATGTTTGGAGTTGTTACTACCCCCTTTTTTAACCCCCATTTCTCTTCCAGC includes:
- the NUP188 gene encoding nucleoporin NUP188 homolog, encoding MAAAAGGPCVRSSRELWTILLGRSALRELNQIEAELNKHWQRLLEGLSYYKPPSPSSAEKVKASKDVASPLKELGLRISKFLGLDEEQSVQLLQCYLQEDYRGTRDSLKTVLQDERQSQALILKIADYYYEERTCILRCVLHLLTYFQDERHPYRVEYADCVDKLEKELVTKYRQQFEELYKTEAPTWETHGNLMTERQVSRWFVQCLREQSMLLEIIFLYYAYFEMAPGDLLVLTKMFKEQGFGSRQTNRHLVDETMDPFVDRIGYFSALILVEGMDIESLHKCALDDRRELHQFAQDGLICQDMDRLMLTFGDIPHHAPVLLAWALLRHTLNPEETSSVVRKIGGTAIQLNVFQYLTRLLRSLASGGNDCTTSTACMCVYGLLSFVLTSLELHTLGNQQDVIDTACEVLADPSLPELFWGTEPTSGLGIILDSVCGMFPHLLSPLLQLLRALVSGKSTAKKVYSFLDKMSFYNELYKHKPHDVISHEDGTLWRRQTPKLLYPLGGQTNLRIPQGTVGQVMLDDRAYLVRWEYSYSSWTLFTCEIEMLLHVVSTADVIQHCQRVKPIIDLVHKVISTDLSIADCLLPITSRVYMLLQRLTTVISPPVDVIASCVNCLTVLAARNPAKVWTDLLHTGFLPFVAHQVSNMSQMISAEGMNAGGYGNLLMNSEQPQGEYGVTVAFLRLITTLVKGQLGSTQSQGLVPCVMFVLKEMLPSYHKWRYNSHGVREQIGCLILELIHSILNLCHETDLHSSHTPSLQSLCICSLAYTEAGQTVINIMGIGVDTIDMVMAAQPRSDGAEGQGQGQLLIKTVKLAFSVTNNVIRLKPPSNVVSPLEQALTQHGAHGNNLIAVLAKYIYHKHDPALPRLAIQLLKRLATVAPMSVYACLGSDAAAIRDAFLTRLQSKIEDMRIKVMILEFLTVAVETQPGLIELFLNLEVKDGSDGSKEFSLGVWSCLHAVLELIGSQQQDRYWCPPLLHRAAIAFLHALWQDRRDSAMLVLRTKPKFWENLTNPLFGTLSPPSETSEPSILETCALIMKIICLEIYYVVKGSLDQSLKDTLKKFSSEKRFAYWSGYVKSLAVHMADTEGSSCTSLVEYQMLVSAWRMFLIIATSHAEITHLTDSAVRRQLFLDVLEGTKALLLVPASVNCLRLGSMTCTLLLILLRQWKRELGSVDEILGPLTEILEGVLQADQQLMEKTKAKVFSAFITVLQMKEMRVNDIPQYSQLVLNVCETLQEEVIALFDQTRHSLAAGSATEDKDSMETDDCSRLRHKDQRDGVCVLGLHLAKELCEVDEDGDSWLQVTRRLPILPTLFTTLEVSLRVKQNLHFTEAALHLLLTLARTQQGATAVAGAGITQSICLPLLSVYQLSTNGTVQTPSTSRKSLDAPSWPGVYRLSMSLMERLLKTLRYNFLTEALDFVGVHQERTLQCLNAVRTVQSLACLEEADHTVGFLLQLSSFRKEWHFHLPQLMRDVQVNLGYLCQACTSLLHSRKVLQHYLQNKNGEGIPSAVTPRAQRPPAAAPAAPSCSSSKQPTPDTEASEQRALRTVQYGLLRILSRTLAALRRFTPDVCQVLLDQSLDLAEYSFLFALSFTTPTFDSEGAPSFGTLLATVNVALNMLGELDKKKEPLTQAVGLSTQVEGTRTLKSLLMFTMENCFYLLISQAMRYLRDPAVHPRDKQRMKQELSSELSTLLSSLSRYFRRGAPSSPAAGVLPSPQGKSTSLSKVSPESQEPLIQLVQAFVRHVQR